The following are encoded together in the Acidobacteriota bacterium genome:
- a CDS encoding patatin-like phospholipase family protein, translated as MRALIMAGGGMKVGFQAGVLQVWLDEADIAFDHADGASGGCFNLAMYCEGRSGTEIADAWRDIEPLGSVDVDMGDLLTGQALMSMDGFRDNVLREGWSLDWDAIRGSSRLGTFNLCNFSRQRLEVVEQSEMDEDRLVSAVSLPMWFPPVEIDGDDYIDAVYLTDGNLEEAIRRGADEIWAIWTVSRAARWRRGFVNQYFQIVEIAANGRFFDTWNRITENNQAIAEGDEGEFGRHIEQKLLQAEVPVHYLLNVSADRMAESVNAGVLTAREWCREHGVPLRDGAPVVAPTPVEERSGISFTETMKGHLARVETDPVLGEQSQRREAASFELTITVDDIDVFVRHPDHGARATGWVEVPSLGGRRPVEHGTFQLFVDDADPEAKRMLYRLWFLDALGAEFTLLGEKIVRDDPGFDLWDDTTTLYVRIVEGQVDGSGEAEGHMWGAGVLHIRTVDFLRQLSTMRATGPDLKAQTSAMVRFGRLFLGKLWDSYGSRILPFGPA; from the coding sequence ATGCGAGCGTTGATCATGGCCGGCGGCGGCATGAAGGTGGGCTTCCAGGCTGGCGTCCTGCAGGTCTGGCTGGACGAGGCGGACATCGCCTTCGACCACGCGGACGGCGCCAGCGGCGGGTGCTTCAATCTCGCCATGTACTGCGAGGGGCGCAGCGGAACCGAGATCGCGGACGCCTGGCGCGACATCGAACCTCTCGGTTCGGTCGACGTAGACATGGGCGACTTGCTGACCGGTCAGGCGCTGATGAGCATGGACGGGTTCCGCGACAACGTGCTGCGCGAGGGGTGGAGCCTGGACTGGGACGCGATTCGCGGATCGTCCCGACTGGGCACGTTCAATCTCTGCAACTTCAGCCGCCAACGTCTTGAGGTCGTCGAGCAGTCGGAGATGGACGAGGACCGGCTTGTGTCGGCTGTCTCGCTACCGATGTGGTTCCCACCCGTGGAGATCGACGGCGACGACTACATCGACGCCGTGTACCTGACCGACGGCAACCTGGAAGAGGCGATTCGCCGCGGGGCGGACGAGATCTGGGCGATCTGGACCGTGAGCCGGGCCGCCAGGTGGCGCAGGGGATTCGTGAACCAGTACTTCCAGATCGTCGAGATAGCCGCCAACGGCAGGTTCTTCGACACCTGGAACCGCATCACGGAGAACAACCAGGCCATTGCCGAGGGCGACGAGGGCGAGTTCGGCCGGCACATCGAGCAGAAGCTCTTGCAGGCGGAAGTGCCGGTCCATTACCTGCTCAACGTCTCGGCCGACCGCATGGCGGAGTCGGTCAACGCCGGCGTCCTGACGGCCCGGGAGTGGTGCCGGGAACACGGCGTGCCTCTTCGCGACGGTGCGCCCGTCGTCGCGCCGACGCCGGTGGAGGAACGAAGTGGCATTTCGTTCACCGAGACGATGAAGGGCCATCTTGCCCGGGTAGAGACGGACCCGGTTCTAGGCGAGCAGTCGCAACGCCGGGAGGCGGCGAGTTTCGAACTGACGATCACAGTGGACGACATCGACGTGTTCGTCCGGCACCCGGACCATGGCGCCCGGGCCACTGGGTGGGTGGAGGTCCCCTCCCTGGGCGGTCGGCGCCCCGTGGAACACGGGACGTTCCAGCTCTTCGTGGACGATGCCGACCCGGAGGCCAAGCGGATGCTCTACCGGCTGTGGTTCCTCGATGCACTCGGCGCCGAGTTCACGCTCCTGGGGGAGAAGATCGTCCGGGACGATCCTGGTTTCGATCTCTGGGACGACACCACGACGCTCTACGTGAGGATCGTGGAAGGTCAGGTCGATGGGAGCGGCGAGGCCGAAGGCCATATGTGGGGCGCGGGCGTGCTGCACATCCGCACGGTCGACTTTCTCAGGCAGTTGTCGACCATGCGCGCCACCGGTCCTGATCTGAAGGCGCAGACCAGCGCCATGGTCAGGTTTGGAAGACTGTTCCTCGGGAAGCTCTGGGACAGCTACGGCAGCCGCATCCTGCCGTTCGGCCCGGCGTAG
- a CDS encoding GMC family oxidoreductase: MIRFDSVIVGSGFGGAVAACRLAQAGERVLVLERGRRWNERTYPSVTGRNWTFDVDEPERQNGWMDIRWFKDMAVVQGAGVGGGSLIYANVSVAPPPATFDRGWPRVIDWNELAPFVDRVGEMLEVATIPETQRTKRWGFVERGARKLGHSDRFSSLPLAVRFDADYDPRRLDDPQDERHAVTRVNVAGVEQGTCVHLGECDMGCRVKAKNTLDLNYLAIATANGAEIRPLHLVSRVEPSGAGWRVLYDEIGGGSRRSSSVEAKRVVLAAGSLGSTEIMLRSRLAGVSAKLGHGWSANGDFLTPALSEEDADPTVGPTISACIDHTDGAEYGEHIFIQDGGMPNLLRTSVGSWHSRLPKRWQRRIQPLKDWADETGPLDNFMPWFAQGIDASDGRLHMRRRWLGLFGPQRLTLDWDIAHSESTIEAIVKAHSELAKATDGQPLVAPTWTFFRDLITPHPLGGCNMADDQDRGVVDHAGRVFGAKGLCVADGSIVPRAIGRNPSRTIAALAERAVEHWLAD, translated from the coding sequence ATGATCCGTTTCGATTCCGTGATCGTGGGAAGCGGTTTCGGCGGTGCCGTCGCCGCGTGCCGGTTGGCACAGGCCGGCGAACGAGTGCTGGTCCTGGAGCGCGGCCGTCGCTGGAACGAGAGGACCTACCCCAGCGTGACGGGGCGGAACTGGACGTTCGATGTCGACGAGCCGGAGCGCCAGAACGGCTGGATGGACATCCGGTGGTTCAAGGACATGGCGGTCGTGCAGGGGGCGGGCGTCGGCGGCGGCTCCCTGATCTACGCGAACGTGAGCGTGGCGCCTCCGCCGGCGACGTTCGATCGGGGCTGGCCTCGGGTCATCGACTGGAACGAACTCGCGCCCTTCGTCGACCGAGTCGGCGAGATGCTGGAGGTGGCCACGATTCCGGAAACGCAGCGCACCAAGCGATGGGGGTTCGTGGAGCGAGGCGCGCGGAAGCTTGGCCACTCGGATCGATTCAGTTCCCTGCCGCTCGCGGTGCGGTTCGACGCCGACTACGATCCCCGCCGCCTGGACGACCCGCAGGACGAGCGCCACGCGGTCACCCGCGTGAACGTGGCCGGTGTGGAGCAGGGGACCTGCGTTCACCTCGGTGAATGCGACATGGGTTGCCGCGTGAAGGCCAAGAACACGCTCGACCTCAACTATCTGGCGATTGCGACGGCGAACGGCGCGGAGATCCGGCCGCTGCACCTCGTTTCGCGCGTCGAACCGTCCGGCGCGGGTTGGCGCGTCCTGTACGACGAGATCGGCGGCGGGTCCCGCAGGTCCAGTTCGGTCGAGGCGAAGCGGGTCGTCCTGGCGGCCGGCTCGCTCGGTTCGACCGAGATCATGCTTCGGTCCCGCTTGGCCGGCGTGAGTGCGAAGCTGGGCCACGGCTGGTCCGCGAACGGGGACTTCCTGACGCCGGCGCTCTCGGAGGAGGACGCGGATCCCACGGTCGGGCCGACGATCAGTGCCTGCATCGATCACACGGACGGCGCCGAGTACGGCGAACACATCTTCATCCAGGACGGCGGAATGCCGAACCTCCTTCGCACCAGCGTCGGGAGCTGGCATAGCCGCCTGCCGAAACGATGGCAGAGGCGGATCCAGCCGCTCAAGGACTGGGCGGACGAGACCGGACCGCTGGACAACTTCATGCCGTGGTTCGCGCAGGGCATCGACGCTTCCGACGGGAGACTGCACATGCGACGACGGTGGTTGGGGCTATTCGGTCCTCAGCGTCTGACGCTCGACTGGGACATCGCCCACTCCGAGTCGACGATCGAAGCGATCGTCAAGGCGCACAGCGAACTGGCGAAGGCCACGGACGGCCAGCCGCTCGTGGCGCCGACCTGGACCTTCTTCCGCGACCTGATCACGCCGCATCCCCTCGGCGGTTGCAATATGGCGGACGACCAGGACCGCGGCGTGGTGGACCATGCCGGGCGGGTGTTCGGCGCGAAGGGCCTTTGCGTCGCCGACGGCTCGATCGTTCCCCGGGCGATCGGCCGCAACCCGTCACGCACCATCGCGGCGCTGGCCGAACGCGCCGTGGAGCACTGGCTGGCGGACTGA
- a CDS encoding PQQ-binding-like beta-propeller repeat protein encodes MQVAGRFVLGVQVAVSVAFLATLSSPGTAQDESGMVEWPAFGNGPDNTKYSLLDQIDRSNFHDLQVVWEWESPSTAVAEANRAVRTGQFKPVPIMLDGVLYVATEVSQAAAIDAASGETLCSYDPESWRAGRPANIGFQHRGVAAWRGPVEQDGRSRDEIRVFLPTHDRRLIALDGVTGEPVGSFGASGQVDLLAERGMVDFGRRVNPRAITHSSPPAVVGDTVVVGSVVSDGPLRQAAPPGHVRGYDVRTGELKWIFHTIPQEGEVGVDTWENGSWKYSGNTNVWNMITVDEELGYVYLPVSTPTNDFYGGHRLGDNLFAESIVCLDADTGERVWHFQAVHHGLWDYDFPTPPQLVDITVDGREIKALAQVSKQAFTYVFDRVTGEEVWPIEERPVPESDVPGERASPTQPFPTKPPPFDRQGVSEDDLIDLTPELLAEAKKIASGFRMGPLFTPPSTGSGVLMLPSAGGGANWPGAAVDPETGVLYVPSSTSISVHPLSKPDPARSNLNYVGSFFAPTGSPGGLPLVKPPWGRVTAIDLNTGEHIWMTPNGHGPKEHPALAGLDLPLLGGGSGAPLLTKSLLFVTQRRGRGEDNSPRLNVFDKGTGELLGHVPLPDTPHANPITYMVEGRQYIVVAVGGGSFFADLGEIAEDPGLNFSEEQIAALAARKTTPKLVALALP; translated from the coding sequence ATGCAGGTCGCAGGACGTTTCGTCCTCGGGGTTCAGGTCGCGGTTTCGGTCGCCTTCCTGGCGACCCTGTCGTCGCCGGGAACCGCGCAGGATGAGAGCGGAATGGTCGAGTGGCCCGCGTTCGGCAACGGCCCCGACAACACGAAGTACTCGTTGCTCGATCAGATCGACCGGTCGAACTTCCACGACCTCCAGGTGGTTTGGGAATGGGAGTCCCCGTCGACCGCCGTCGCCGAAGCGAACCGGGCGGTCAGGACGGGCCAGTTCAAACCGGTCCCGATCATGCTGGACGGCGTGCTCTACGTCGCCACGGAGGTCTCCCAGGCCGCGGCCATCGACGCGGCCAGCGGCGAGACGCTCTGTTCCTACGATCCCGAGTCCTGGCGCGCCGGCCGGCCGGCGAACATCGGCTTCCAGCATCGCGGCGTGGCCGCGTGGCGCGGTCCGGTCGAACAGGATGGCCGCAGTCGTGACGAGATCAGGGTCTTCCTGCCCACGCATGACCGGCGGCTGATCGCGCTCGACGGTGTAACCGGGGAGCCCGTCGGCAGCTTCGGGGCGAGCGGTCAGGTCGACCTGCTGGCGGAGCGGGGCATGGTGGACTTCGGACGCCGGGTCAACCCGCGCGCCATCACCCACAGTTCGCCCCCGGCCGTGGTTGGCGACACGGTCGTCGTCGGCTCGGTGGTCAGCGACGGACCCTTGCGCCAGGCCGCGCCGCCGGGTCACGTCCGCGGCTACGACGTGCGCACCGGCGAGCTGAAGTGGATTTTCCACACCATCCCGCAGGAGGGCGAGGTCGGAGTCGACACCTGGGAGAACGGCTCCTGGAAGTACAGCGGCAACACCAACGTCTGGAACATGATCACGGTGGACGAAGAGCTGGGCTACGTCTACCTGCCGGTGTCGACGCCGACCAACGACTTCTACGGGGGCCACCGGCTGGGCGACAACCTGTTCGCCGAGAGCATCGTTTGCCTGGACGCAGACACCGGCGAGCGGGTGTGGCACTTCCAGGCCGTCCACCACGGGCTCTGGGACTACGACTTTCCGACGCCGCCGCAGCTCGTGGACATCACGGTGGACGGCCGCGAGATCAAGGCTCTCGCGCAAGTCTCCAAGCAGGCGTTCACCTACGTGTTCGACCGGGTGACCGGGGAAGAAGTGTGGCCGATCGAGGAACGGCCGGTGCCGGAGTCCGACGTCCCGGGCGAACGCGCGTCGCCGACCCAGCCGTTTCCGACGAAGCCGCCGCCATTCGACCGCCAGGGGGTCAGCGAGGATGACCTGATCGATCTGACGCCGGAGCTGTTGGCCGAGGCGAAGAAGATCGCGTCCGGCTTCCGCATGGGGCCGCTCTTCACGCCGCCGAGCACGGGTAGCGGCGTTCTCATGCTGCCGAGCGCCGGCGGCGGGGCGAACTGGCCGGGGGCGGCGGTCGATCCGGAAACCGGTGTGCTCTACGTGCCGTCGTCGACGTCGATCAGCGTCCATCCACTGAGCAAGCCCGATCCCGCGCGCTCGAACCTGAACTACGTCGGCTCCTTCTTCGCCCCCACCGGTAGCCCGGGAGGATTGCCGCTGGTCAAGCCGCCCTGGGGCAGGGTGACCGCGATCGATCTGAACACCGGCGAGCACATTTGGATGACGCCGAACGGCCACGGCCCGAAGGAGCACCCGGCTCTCGCCGGCCTCGACCTGCCGTTGCTCGGCGGAGGCAGCGGAGCGCCCCTGCTCACGAAGTCGCTGCTCTTCGTCACCCAGCGGCGGGGACGGGGCGAGGACAACTCGCCACGCCTCAACGTCTTCGACAAGGGGACGGGGGAGCTGCTGGGCCATGTACCGCTGCCGGATACGCCGCACGCGAACCCCATCACCTACATGGTGGAGGGCAGGCAGTACATCGTCGTCGCGGTGGGAGGCGGTTCGTTCTTCGCCGATCTCGGCGAAATCGCGGAGGATCCCGGCCTGAACTTCAGCGAGGAGCAGATCGCGGCACTGGCGGCCCGGAAGACGACGCCGAAGCTGGTCGCGCTGGCCCTGCCGTGA